GCAAGACCTTGTTTCGCAGTTCGCTCAAGAGGTGAAGGTGTCCAATGACAGGCTGTCCGTCAAAACCAAGAACCTGAATAACCTTGTCCAGAGCCTTGACCGCCTGGTCAAGATCGAACGCCAAGCCCTCAACCTCGACGACACGAGTACCAGCGAAAAACAGGCCGAACTCGAAAAATTCATCGACGATATCGCCGACCGTGCAAACGAAACCGCATAGCGCCAGTGCGCCCTCTTTATCGCCTGTGATGACAGGCAACCCCAAAGCTCACGCGGTTCGTGAAGCCATGACCAGAGCGGCGCGTGATCCTGTCTATTTCGTGCGTCTTCTCTTCGGTGCCGAACCATCCGAGCAGCAGGCCGCGATTCTCGACGTCATTGTCGAACCCGGTGCGCATGTTTCGGTGCGTTCGGGGCACGGAACGGGCAAATCCACCACATTGGCCTGGCTCATGCTGTGGTTTCTTACCTTCAACGACAATAGTCGGATTCCCTGCACGGCTCCGACGGCGCATCAGTTGTTCGACGTCCTTTGGCCTGAGATCAAGAAGTGGCACGCCAAAATGCCGCCCGCCATGCGCAGGCTCATTCAGATCGGTGCCGACAGAATCGTCTACACGGGGAAAGGTTCAGACCGGTTCGCCGTGGCTCGAACCGCCCGGAAAGAAAGCCCTGAAGCCTTGCAGGGATTTCACGCCGAGAATCTGCTCTTTGTTGTTGAAGAAGCCTCGGGCGTACCCCAAGAAATATTTGAGGTCGCCGAAGGCGCGTTGTCCACGCCCGGTGCCCGCGTCATCATGATCGGCAACCCGACGCGCACTGAAGGCTATTTTTACGATTCCCATCATAAGATGCGGTCCGAGTGGCGCACATTTCACTTGTCCTGCCTCGATTCGCCGCATGTCGATCCGTCCTACCCAGCCACGATGGAACGCAAATATGGCAAGGATTCGGACGTGTACCGAGTTCGCGTGCTGGGCGAGTTTCCCAAGGCATCAGCTGATGCCCTTATTCCTCTGGGGGATTTGGAAGCGGCTGTGGGCCGTGAAATCAAGCAGAGTAGCGAGACCTTGCGCGTATGCGGCGTGGACGTGGCGCGGTATGGCGACGATGCAAGCGCCGTGGTCGTCCGTCAGGGCAATCTCATTACCTACGCCAAGGACTGGTACGGCCTCGATACCATGGAGACGGCCGGCCAGGTGCATGAGCTGTACAAGCAAAAGCAGTTCGATGTGGCTTGTGTCGATGTCATCGGCATCGGGGCCGGAGTCTATGATCGGCTCAAAGCCCTGAAAGTTCCCTGTGCCGAGGTCAACGTGGCTGAAGCCTCGGCCTTTAGCCGTAAATTTCACCGTCTGCGTGACGAACTCTGGTGGCGTGTCCGCGAGTTCTTTGTAGAACATTTAGGCGGGATTCTACCTGATGCCGGAGCCGCCCAAGACCTCATCGCTGAACTGTCCACCCAGAAATACAAGATCGAGCCTGTCTCGGGCAAAATCAAGGCCTGGTCCAAGGATGAAATGAAGAAGGAAGGACTGCCCAGTCCCAACCTGGCCGATGCCCTGTGTCTCACCTTTTCCGATCATACGGTGCAACGCGCCAAAGCTCGCCGTCGCGGGACTTCCGCCAGGGCGAAAAGGCAATGGATAGCCTGAGTATGTTTGTCCAATCGAACACCGAATATCTGGCCGAACTGGAAGCACAGGCTCGGGCCGAGGACCAGGCGAGACAGGCCGAGCAGGTTGCCGCGTCTCTGGCCGCCTATGTCGAAAAGTGTTGGCAGGCCGCCAAGAACGCCAAGTCCGACATTGAAGAGGTCATGTTCTCCGCCTTGCGTCAGCGTAACGGCGAATACGATCCCGGCATTCTCGAAAAGATCGGCGCGGCCGGCGGGACATCAACTATATATATGATGCTCACTGACGAGAAATGCACGGCGGCCGCGTCCTGGCTTGAAGATATTTTGCTGCCTGCCGATGACAAAGCTTGGGGAACACGACCCACGCCCGTGCCTGATGTGCCGCCGCAGATGGAACAGGCCATCAGTCAGAAAATCATGATGAACGCCCAGCAGATCATGATGCAGACCGGTCAACAGATTCCGCCTCAGGCCATGCAGCAGTTGCTCGAAGAGATGAAGGAGAAGCTCAAACAGCAGGTCGAAAAAGTTGCGGCGTCGGAGGAAGAAAAGATCGAACGGGAGATTGAGGATGTGTTGCTGGAATCGAACTTTCGGCGGGCCTTCCGGGAGTTCATCGACGACCTGGTGACGTTTCCGGCCGCATTTTTGAAGGGACCGTTTATCAAGCTGGAAAAGCGCCTTGTCTGGGGGGCGAATGGGGAGCGTGCAGCCGAGGACACGCAGGTGCTGGGGTTCGAGCGAGTCAGTCCGTTTGATATTTTTCCGGCTCCGCTTTCGCGCACCATGGACGACGGCTACATCATCGAGCGCCACCGTTTCACCCGGTCTGACCTCTTGGACTTGCGCGGCTTGCCCGCGTTCAATGCCGATGAAATCGACATGGTTCTCATGGTTTATCGTTTCGGTGTGGGCGGGTTGCGTCTCGATGCCACGGACACGAATACGCGGGAATATCTCGAAGGCCGACGCAACTGGCAGGATGATCCCGAAGGCCGTTTGGAAGCCTTGCAGTTCTGGGGGCGTGTTCAGGGTTCGATGCTCCTTGAGTACGGCATGGATGACAGTCAGATCCCGGACCCGCTCATGGAGTACGACGCCGAGGTCTGGATTGTCGGCGGACGGGTTATCAAGGCTGAGTTGAACGGCGATCCTCTGGGACGTCGGCCCTATCACAAGGCCTGTCTGCGCAATAAACCGGGCTCGTTCTGGGGGCAATCCATCCCGCAGCTTATCCGGGACGTGCAGGACGTGTGCAACGCGGCGGCCCGGAATCTAGTCGATAACGTGGCCATGTCGAGCGGTCCTCAGGTCATGGTCGATGTGTCGGCGTTGCAGGAGGGTGAGCCTGTCGAGGATATCCGGCCGTGGCGAGTGTGGCCCATCAATCGTTATGACATGGGCGGAGCATCGGCCAAACCGATCGAATTTTACCAACCGCCGATTGTCGTCAATGAACTCATGGCGCTCTATCAATGGGCCGCTGCCGAAGCCGACAACAAGAGCGGCATTCCCAAGTATTCCTATGGTCAGGGCGGCGAGAGCGGCGCTTTAAAAACCGCCACAGGGCTGTCCATGATGATGAAGGCGGCCACGAAGCAGATTCAGCAGGTCGTGCGTAATATCGACAACGATGTGGTCGAACCGGTCATTAATCGGGTGTTCGAGTATCTCATTTACTTCTTCAACAAGCCCTACCGGGGCGACATCAAACTGATTGCACGCGGTTCGTCCGGCGTTCTGGTCAAGGAACAGCTCCAGGTGCGGCGCAACGAGTTTCTGCAACTCGTGTTGTCCAGTCCCATTGTCCATCAGATCGTCGGCGACATGGGCATTGCCGAGCTGTTGCGTGCTCATGTGCGTGATCTCGACATCAATGCCGACGATGTCGTGCCCACTCCCGAACAGATTCAGCAGCAAGCCATGATGCGTCAAATGCAGATGATGCAGATGGCCCGGCAGCAACAGGCCATGGCGGCGGCTCAAGGCAAGGGGCAACCGGGAAAGCCGCAAAAGCCCCAGCAACTTGAAGCGTCCGGCGCGACCAAGGGCGGGAAACAGGCCGCCCTGTTCGGTGGGGCGCGGGCTATGGGCGGACCGGTCGAGGAAGGACAAGCCTATCTTGTCGGGGAGGACGGCCCGGAGATCATCGTTCCTGACGAGGACGGCACCGTCATTCCCAACGCCAATACCTTCCAGTCCCGCGATCCGTCATCTCCGATGTCCCTTATGGGCGACAGCCAGCGTAACGCCATTCTCGGCCAGCTTGCCCAGCGCGGCGAGCAACTGGAGTGGGGTGGCAAGTCCTATGATCCGCGCAGTTTGATGAGCCAGCAGGTCGCCCAACGCTTTGGATTCCAGGACGAGCAGACCGGGACTATTGATCCCCGGTTCCAGCAGGTCTTTGATTATGCCTTTAACCTCGCTCAAGGCGGTGCATCCCGATGAGTACACCCAAGATTTCCGACGACAAAGCCCGCGTGGCCAGGGCCATTGCCCGGCTCAAGATACATGAGGATTGGTCAACCTTCGAGGGCTGGCTTCGTCAGAGTCTCGATGCGGCCAAAGAGGCGGTTGTCTGGAACGACAATCCCGAAATCATGCGCCAGAACCAGGGCAAGGCCCGGCAACTGGAAAACATTCTCACTAAAATCGAGCAGGCCGAGGATATCGCCCGGCAGGCATAAAGAAGGAATTTCAACATGGAAAAGACCCAGGATTCCCACACGGCCCACATCCCGAAAACCATACTCGACCAGGATCGAGCGGCGGACGAGCTGATGCGGAAACTGCGTGAGGACAAGGACGGCCGAAGTAACGACGCGGAGACTCAAGATGAAGCCCGCGTTGATGTTTCGGAACCCCATGTTGACGAGGTCGAGGCCCGTCAGGATGAGCAGCAGGAACGGCAATCCCAGGATCAACCGGATTTCGAAACCAAGGACAGCGAGGATGATGCTGGCTCGGAGACGCAAGAGCATCCTGTGGACCAGACCCATCCAGCTCAACAGACTGATCCTTGGGAACAGCGCTACCGGACGATCGAAGGGAAATACCGTGCCGAAACCGCCGCCATGCGCGAGCAGATCGGCCAGCTGCAAACCTCGCTCAATCAGGCTCTGACGCTTCTTCAACAGCACCAGCAGACGCCGACCACCGACCAGACGCCGCAGCGGTCCGCCCATGAGCAGCAAGGGACGGACCAGACTGTGGACACGGACACCGGTTTCTATGGCCTGAAAGAGGATGAGCTGGTGGACACCTTCGGCCCCGAGGTCGCGGCCGCGATGATCAGGTCTCACCGAAGGCAGCAGGAGGAACTTCACACGTTGCGCGAGCAGATCGGCGGCATCAGCCAGACCGTGCGCGTATCGCAACAGGAGCGCCTCCAGCATGCCTTCAGGGAGACCATGGCCCGCGACGTGCCGAACTTCGAAGACATCAACAACGACCCCGCATTCCGGGACTATCTCTTAGATGCAAACCCGTTCGACCCGGCCGGGAGTTCTCGATGGGAGACGTTGGCGGCGGCCATCAACAGCGGGAATTTCCGCCCGGCTGTCGCGATGTTTCAGGAGTTCGACGCGCACAGGAAGGCGGCTACGCCGCAACAGCAACCCAAGCCACAGAGTCAACGGCCCATGGCCCCGAATCTTCAGCCATCGAAGACAGGTGCACCGGGTAATGCAGCACAGGATGGGCGAACACACTTCACTCGGGCGCAGATAAACAGGTTGTACGACGATGCGCGTAAGGGAGCTTACCGGGGTCGGGAAGCCGAGTTTCAACGAATCGAAGCCGATATTGCCACAGCATTTGCCGAAGGGCGTGTGCGGTGATGTCGTAAAATAAGAAGGAGCCAATATCATGGCGATTCCCGCAACTTCCGGGGCAGTTCAGTACAGCGGGACGTTTGTGCCCGAAGTCTGGTCCGGCAAAATCAACTACAAGTTTTATGACGCCTCGACCGTTCAGGCTATTACCAACTCGAATTGGGAAGGTGAGGTCAAGAACGTCGGAGACAAGGTCATTATCCGTCAGAAACCCGATATCGTCATCACCGACTATGAAAAGTACGGGGTTCTGCCCACACAGCATCCCGACGCCCCGACACTGGAATTGCTGGTGGACCGGGCGAAAGCCTTTTCTGCCCAGGTGGACGATATCGACGCCCATCAGAGCGACGTCAACCTGATGAATATGTTCTCGGAAGACGCGTCCGAGCAGATGAAGATCGTCATCGACACCGAAGTGTTGGGTGAAATCTATGCCGACGCCAGCGCCGAAAACGTCGGAACGACAGCCGGTCGCAAGTCCGGCAACATCAACCTGGGAACGACCGGGTCTCCGGTCGCACTGACCAAGGTCAATGTCATCGACTACATTGTCGATCTCGGCCAGGTGCTCGACGAGCAGAATGTCCCGGAAACCGGACGCTGGATGGTCATTCCTGCCTGGTTCCGCTCGCTCATCATGAAAAGCGACCTCAAGGACGCCAGCCTGACCGGCGACGGCAAGTCCATTCTCCGTAACGGCCGTATCGGCATGATCGATCGGTTCGAACTGTATTCCTCGAACCTGCTGCCGACCTACGCCGCCGATTCCGCCACCTACATCATGGCCGGACAGAAGTCGTCCACGACGTTTGCCGCCCAGCTGGCCAAGGTCCGCTACAAGGAACCGAG
This genomic window from Desulfovibrio inopinatus DSM 10711 contains:
- a CDS encoding portal protein; translated protein: MFVQSNTEYLAELEAQARAEDQARQAEQVAASLAAYVEKCWQAAKNAKSDIEEVMFSALRQRNGEYDPGILEKIGAAGGTSTIYMMLTDEKCTAAASWLEDILLPADDKAWGTRPTPVPDVPPQMEQAISQKIMMNAQQIMMQTGQQIPPQAMQQLLEEMKEKLKQQVEKVAASEEEKIEREIEDVLLESNFRRAFREFIDDLVTFPAAFLKGPFIKLEKRLVWGANGERAAEDTQVLGFERVSPFDIFPAPLSRTMDDGYIIERHRFTRSDLLDLRGLPAFNADEIDMVLMVYRFGVGGLRLDATDTNTREYLEGRRNWQDDPEGRLEALQFWGRVQGSMLLEYGMDDSQIPDPLMEYDAEVWIVGGRVIKAELNGDPLGRRPYHKACLRNKPGSFWGQSIPQLIRDVQDVCNAAARNLVDNVAMSSGPQVMVDVSALQEGEPVEDIRPWRVWPINRYDMGGASAKPIEFYQPPIVVNELMALYQWAAAEADNKSGIPKYSYGQGGESGALKTATGLSMMMKAATKQIQQVVRNIDNDVVEPVINRVFEYLIYFFNKPYRGDIKLIARGSSGVLVKEQLQVRRNEFLQLVLSSPIVHQIVGDMGIAELLRAHVRDLDINADDVVPTPEQIQQQAMMRQMQMMQMARQQQAMAAAQGKGQPGKPQKPQQLEASGATKGGKQAALFGGARAMGGPVEEGQAYLVGEDGPEIIVPDEDGTVIPNANTFQSRDPSSPMSLMGDSQRNAILGQLAQRGEQLEWGGKSYDPRSLMSQQVAQRFGFQDEQTGTIDPRFQQVFDYAFNLAQGGASR